A genomic segment from Candidatus Korarchaeum cryptofilum OPF8 encodes:
- a CDS encoding TATA-box-binding protein, with protein sequence MSLESDERGDSSEVIPEEERIQRILKNIREPEIAIQNVVSSADIRQRLDLHEISRRIKKSRYDPEKFPGLVLKIDEPKAALLLFSSGKFVCTGTKSVEESAKAINAAIEVLQKHGIEVKGRPLIKAENIVASAKLHVKVDIERLALELENTLYEPEQFPGLIFRMKDPDVVFLIFASGSLVCTGAKKESDVRRAVYKLRDILARKGYLVFE encoded by the coding sequence ATGTCCCTCGAAAGCGATGAGAGGGGGGATTCTTCTGAGGTAATCCCAGAGGAGGAGAGGATCCAGAGGATCCTGAAGAATATTAGGGAACCTGAGATCGCTATACAGAATGTAGTATCTTCAGCAGATATAAGGCAGAGGTTGGACCTCCATGAGATATCTAGGAGGATTAAGAAATCTAGATATGATCCAGAAAAATTCCCTGGACTAGTTTTAAAGATAGATGAACCAAAGGCAGCCTTATTACTTTTCAGTAGCGGTAAGTTCGTTTGTACTGGGACGAAATCTGTCGAGGAGTCGGCTAAAGCTATAAATGCAGCTATAGAAGTGCTCCAGAAACATGGGATAGAGGTGAAAGGGAGGCCCCTGATAAAAGCGGAGAACATAGTTGCCTCGGCTAAACTTCACGTCAAAGTGGATATAGAGAGGCTCGCTCTCGAGCTCGAAAATACCCTTTATGAACCCGAGCAATTCCCCGGCCTCATTTTCAGGATGAAGGATCCTGATGTAGTGTTCCTCATATTCGCCTCAGGGAGCCTCGTTTGCACCGGGGCTAAGAAGGAATCCGATGTGAGGAGAGCTGTGTACAAACTCAGGGATATCTTAGCAAGGAAGGGATATCTGGTATTCGAGTAA
- the fbp gene encoding fructose-1,6-bisphosphate aldolase/phosphatase: protein MVRTTVSVIKADIGGLAGHHIVHPKLKEIAASELAEAKSSRIIEDFYITSVGDDLQLIMTHRKGVDSSEVHGLAWNTFKKCADAAKELGLYGAGQDLLKDAFSGNLRGMGPGVAEMEFEERPSDPIVVFMADKTEPGAFNLPIFKIFADPFNTAGLVIDPKLHSGFIFEIMDVIESKVVELSSPEDMYDILSIIGTPSRYVIKRVFRKVDREIAASISTTRLSLIAGKYVGKDDPVAIVRAQAGFPALGEILEPFSFPFLVAGWMRGSHAGPLMPVSERDARPTRFDGPPRIVALGFQVKDSKLIGPSDLFSDVAFDETRRMANFIADYMRRHGPFMPHRLGPEEMEYTTLPEVLKKLEGKFRHE, encoded by the coding sequence ATGGTCAGAACGACGGTCTCAGTTATAAAAGCGGATATCGGGGGCCTCGCGGGCCATCATATCGTTCATCCTAAGCTCAAGGAGATAGCTGCGAGCGAACTAGCTGAAGCAAAATCCTCCAGAATCATAGAGGATTTCTACATTACCTCAGTTGGGGACGATCTACAGCTCATAATGACGCATAGGAAGGGGGTGGACAGCTCAGAGGTGCATGGGCTGGCGTGGAACACATTCAAGAAATGCGCTGATGCAGCCAAGGAACTGGGCCTCTACGGGGCGGGCCAGGATCTGCTTAAGGACGCTTTCTCCGGGAATCTCAGGGGAATGGGACCGGGAGTGGCTGAGATGGAGTTCGAGGAGAGGCCCTCAGATCCAATAGTAGTCTTCATGGCTGATAAAACTGAGCCAGGGGCCTTTAACTTGCCGATATTCAAGATATTCGCGGATCCCTTCAACACGGCTGGGCTCGTAATAGATCCTAAACTTCACTCGGGCTTCATATTCGAGATAATGGATGTTATTGAGAGTAAGGTGGTGGAGCTATCCTCCCCTGAGGATATGTATGATATATTATCGATAATAGGGACGCCCTCGAGGTACGTGATAAAGAGGGTCTTCAGGAAGGTCGATAGAGAGATAGCTGCCTCAATCAGCACGACGAGGCTCAGCCTAATAGCTGGGAAGTACGTGGGTAAGGATGATCCTGTTGCGATAGTAAGGGCCCAAGCAGGATTCCCGGCATTGGGTGAGATACTCGAGCCTTTCTCCTTCCCCTTCTTAGTGGCTGGATGGATGAGGGGCTCTCATGCAGGCCCTCTGATGCCAGTGAGTGAGAGGGATGCGAGGCCGACTAGGTTCGATGGCCCACCTAGGATAGTGGCCCTAGGATTCCAGGTGAAGGACTCGAAGCTCATAGGGCCTAGCGACCTCTTCTCAGACGTAGCTTTCGATGAGACTAGGAGAATGGCGAACTTCATAGCTGATTACATGAGGAGGCACGGCCCCTTCATGCCTCACAGACTGGGCCCAGAGGAGATGGAATATACCACGCTTCCGGAAGTTCTGAAGAAATTGGAGGGGAAGTTCAGGCACGAGTGA
- the tpiA gene encoding triose-phosphate isomerase, producing the protein MHIPRLLINFKAYMESSGDRAVEISKSAERIWREMGVLIGVSPNIVDLRLISSSVEIPVFAQHVDPIPAGAYTGHVPPILVKEAGARGSLLNHSEKQIPLRHIAESINMMRDLNLISIVCSPTPSESAAVAALLPDAIAVEPPELIGSGIPVSKAKPEVILNSLRSVKAINSAIPLLCGAGISSGDDVKAALELGSYGVLVASAVTKSPDPQRKIRELAEPIASFTRA; encoded by the coding sequence ATGCATATACCGAGACTGCTGATAAACTTCAAGGCGTACATGGAGTCATCGGGCGATAGAGCAGTTGAGATATCCAAGTCGGCTGAGAGGATCTGGAGGGAGATGGGAGTTCTGATAGGAGTATCCCCGAATATAGTGGATCTCAGACTTATTTCCTCCTCCGTTGAGATACCTGTATTCGCACAGCATGTGGACCCGATACCAGCAGGCGCTTATACAGGACACGTCCCCCCTATCCTAGTTAAGGAAGCCGGTGCGAGGGGCTCCCTCCTAAATCATTCGGAGAAGCAGATCCCCTTGAGGCACATAGCTGAATCTATAAACATGATGAGGGATTTGAATCTTATCTCAATAGTTTGTTCACCCACTCCATCCGAATCCGCTGCCGTTGCTGCTTTATTGCCGGATGCGATAGCTGTGGAGCCGCCTGAACTCATAGGTAGCGGGATTCCCGTATCTAAAGCGAAACCGGAGGTAATATTGAATTCCCTGAGGTCCGTTAAGGCGATAAATTCTGCTATACCCCTCCTCTGCGGCGCTGGAATATCGAGCGGTGATGATGTCAAAGCGGCTTTAGAGCTAGGAAGCTACGGGGTCCTTGTGGCTTCAGCAGTAACTAAAAGCCCGGATCCTCAAAGAAAAATAAGGGAATTGGCTGAACCAATAGCATCATTCACTCGTGCCTGA
- a CDS encoding TIGR00296 family protein, translated as MHLGLDEGSFLVRLARMSIVSFFANREILEIKPPYPKLEEKSGAFVTLNTYPEGELRGCIGFPEPIYPLYKAVVRAALAAAFEDPRFPPLSEDEIDRVTIEVSVLTPPERIDTMVSRREELPELIVVGKHGLIVRRGRLSGLLLPQVAVEYSWSPEEFLDQTCIKAWMRPGCWLSEGTEVYRFSALVFAEESPNGKVVIREL; from the coding sequence ATGCACCTCGGACTAGATGAGGGGTCTTTCTTAGTCAGGCTGGCGAGGATGTCCATAGTCTCGTTCTTCGCGAATAGGGAGATTTTAGAGATAAAGCCACCATATCCGAAGCTTGAGGAGAAATCAGGGGCATTTGTAACTCTTAATACATATCCTGAAGGTGAGCTCAGGGGATGCATAGGGTTTCCGGAGCCCATATACCCTCTATACAAGGCGGTGGTGAGGGCAGCTTTAGCGGCGGCATTCGAGGATCCGAGGTTCCCTCCCCTATCGGAGGATGAGATCGATAGGGTCACTATAGAGGTCTCGGTTCTCACTCCCCCCGAGAGGATAGATACGATGGTGAGCAGAAGGGAGGAGCTCCCAGAGCTCATAGTTGTAGGAAAGCATGGGTTGATAGTGAGGAGAGGGCGCCTTTCCGGACTTCTACTTCCACAAGTAGCTGTTGAATATTCCTGGAGCCCTGAGGAGTTCTTGGATCAGACTTGCATTAAGGCTTGGATGCGCCCGGGTTGCTGGCTCTCAGAGGGAACAGAGGTCTACAGGTTCTCGGCATTAGTTTTCGCTGAGGAGAGCCCCAATGGAAAGGTAGTAATCAGGGAACTATAG
- a CDS encoding glycosyltransferase has protein sequence MLRAYISPLGIGYGHASRCANLADRLMEEGFSVYFSARGDAYSYLKASKFEVLGGGDEILWKSKEDGSPDFWGTLKDPSILREFISQILEEKKNLEAISPDVVVSDSRLQTLIASEYLGLPTVSVLNQPKLLLHPLIGRWRREILGKSLAKKVEFIVNSMITRFWAVSQATIVADFPPPFSISKYHTSGLPKALMDRLVFSGPLIEPKCGEEEGDIVLIMISGPEAERKPLISELLDFIKEVPEDLRGLEFVISLGDPGDLKVEKLSDRVTTYSWLPNKWDFLSKAKVVVSRAGHTIISEALLCGKPLLLIPVPGQTEKIENAKNVQELGLGINLDQEKIKKDFFNHLRTLLEDDGFSKRAMEFRKRFSDWDFLGRAVGVIESVIY, from the coding sequence ATGCTGAGGGCATACATATCCCCCCTAGGCATAGGGTACGGCCACGCTTCTAGATGCGCGAACCTAGCTGATAGATTGATGGAGGAGGGATTCTCAGTATATTTCTCAGCGAGGGGGGATGCCTACTCTTACCTAAAGGCGAGCAAGTTCGAGGTGCTGGGAGGAGGAGACGAGATCTTATGGAAGAGCAAGGAAGATGGATCCCCGGATTTCTGGGGGACCCTCAAGGATCCGAGTATACTGAGAGAATTCATATCACAGATCTTGGAGGAGAAGAAGAATCTTGAGGCGATATCTCCTGATGTAGTGGTCTCGGATTCTAGGCTGCAGACACTCATCGCATCAGAGTATTTAGGTCTTCCCACGGTCTCGGTGTTGAATCAACCTAAGCTATTGCTTCATCCACTCATAGGTAGATGGAGGAGGGAAATTCTTGGGAAATCTTTGGCTAAAAAAGTCGAATTTATAGTAAATTCTATGATAACTAGATTCTGGGCTGTTTCTCAGGCTACTATAGTTGCAGATTTTCCCCCTCCATTCAGCATATCTAAGTATCACACATCGGGCCTCCCCAAGGCCCTAATGGATAGGCTAGTCTTCTCAGGCCCCTTAATAGAGCCCAAATGCGGTGAGGAGGAAGGAGATATAGTTTTGATAATGATATCGGGGCCCGAGGCGGAGAGGAAGCCTTTAATCTCAGAGCTCCTGGATTTCATTAAGGAAGTGCCAGAGGATCTCAGAGGGCTGGAATTCGTCATCTCTCTGGGAGATCCAGGAGATCTCAAGGTAGAGAAGCTATCCGATAGAGTTACAACCTACAGCTGGCTCCCGAATAAGTGGGACTTCCTCTCCAAGGCTAAGGTCGTGGTCTCGAGAGCTGGTCATACGATAATTTCGGAGGCCCTCCTATGCGGAAAACCGTTGCTTCTGATTCCAGTTCCCGGCCAGACGGAGAAGATCGAGAACGCGAAGAACGTTCAGGAATTAGGGCTGGGGATCAACTTGGATCAGGAGAAAATTAAAAAGGATTTCTTCAATCATCTGAGGACCCTTCTTGAGGACGATGGGTTCTCGAAAAGGGCCATGGAATTCAGAAAAAGGTTCTCAGACTGGGATTTCTTGGGAAGAGCTGTGGGCGTGATTGAGAGCGTTATCTATTGA
- a CDS encoding vWA domain-containing protein, translating into MALSNYSQILIAELISESGFPERAILSMERDPEAAVKLYRQVRWKLNERSRSLFKRLIAKIVIKISSGDSRGFSVNSKEYSVAYSPGMEFDLEKTIERMIEKCKKVDEMRYEDIVASDKRKRDKSLIMILDSSGSMTGKKILIAMMIAAIASHKLRSGRYGVVGFNSTAFVIKSPAENKDSVKVIEEILDLVPIGYTNISDGLKKGLEISYHLKNPKYLLITDGEYNVGEDPRKVARRFKNLCVIHTRGKRDSRGSVLCKEIARIGGSKYFVIDDIKQIQRVMKSILD; encoded by the coding sequence TTGGCTCTCTCAAACTACAGTCAGATATTGATAGCCGAATTGATCTCTGAGAGCGGTTTTCCAGAGAGGGCGATTCTTTCGATGGAGAGGGACCCTGAAGCAGCTGTTAAGTTGTATAGGCAGGTGAGATGGAAGCTTAATGAGAGATCCAGATCTCTCTTCAAGAGATTGATAGCTAAAATAGTGATAAAGATATCTTCCGGAGATTCGAGGGGGTTTTCGGTAAATTCTAAGGAATACTCTGTAGCCTATTCCCCGGGGATGGAGTTCGATCTAGAGAAAACAATTGAGAGGATGATAGAGAAGTGTAAGAAAGTTGATGAGATGAGATACGAAGATATAGTGGCCTCTGATAAGAGGAAAAGGGATAAGTCCCTCATAATGATCTTAGATTCAAGCGGGTCGATGACCGGAAAGAAGATATTAATAGCGATGATGATAGCAGCTATAGCATCCCATAAGCTGAGGAGCGGAAGGTATGGTGTCGTGGGATTCAACAGCACGGCATTCGTGATAAAATCTCCAGCGGAGAATAAGGACTCCGTGAAAGTGATTGAGGAGATACTTGATTTAGTCCCTATCGGATATACGAATATATCTGATGGCCTCAAAAAGGGATTAGAGATATCATATCATCTCAAGAACCCTAAGTACCTCCTCATAACTGATGGGGAGTATAACGTGGGCGAGGATCCTAGGAAAGTCGCGAGGCGCTTCAAGAACTTATGCGTCATACACACGAGGGGGAAGAGGGATTCGAGGGGATCAGTCCTATGCAAGGAGATAGCGAGAATTGGAGGCAGCAAATACTTCGTTATAGATGACATAAAGCAGATTCAGCGTGTGATGAAGAGTATCTTAGATTGA
- a CDS encoding AAA family ATPase — protein sequence MLTKELSREVEEIRRRFGIVGRREELAKMLIAARGRKHILLEGPVGVGKTFLARALAEYLCRDFIRVDGDERLDENKLLGYWDPPIVLKMGYVEEAFVPGPLTRAALSGSILFINELNRLPESAQNALLPAMDEGIIQIPHLGTLRAKEGFLIIATQNPEEDIGVYRLSEALRDRFVLIKLGYPSREEEIEIVKAQVPDVEERIAEISVDIVRKTREHPVIVRGCSVRSSIDLARITSLMDGGDEKWYTSALMTLPQRIETGDSSIDKESLVKELVRSVLGGYRGDFPVQRDLQRSR from the coding sequence ATGCTGACGAAGGAATTGAGCAGGGAAGTTGAGGAGATAAGAAGGAGATTTGGGATAGTCGGCAGGAGAGAGGAGTTAGCTAAAATGCTAATAGCTGCAAGAGGGAGAAAGCACATACTTCTCGAGGGTCCAGTAGGTGTCGGAAAGACTTTCCTAGCTAGAGCCCTCGCTGAGTATCTCTGCCGAGATTTCATAAGGGTAGATGGTGATGAGAGGCTGGATGAGAACAAGCTCCTCGGTTACTGGGATCCACCCATCGTCCTGAAGATGGGATACGTTGAGGAAGCCTTCGTACCAGGTCCGCTAACTAGAGCTGCCCTCTCAGGATCGATCTTATTCATAAATGAGCTGAATAGACTCCCAGAATCCGCTCAGAATGCATTATTGCCCGCTATGGATGAGGGGATAATCCAGATACCTCACCTGGGTACTCTGAGGGCAAAGGAGGGCTTCCTGATAATAGCTACTCAGAACCCCGAGGAGGATATAGGGGTCTACAGATTATCCGAGGCACTGAGGGATAGGTTCGTCCTGATAAAGTTAGGATATCCGAGCAGGGAGGAGGAGATAGAGATAGTCAAGGCTCAAGTGCCCGATGTGGAGGAGAGGATAGCTGAGATAAGTGTTGATATAGTGAGGAAGACTAGGGAGCACCCTGTCATAGTTAGGGGGTGCTCCGTCCGCTCCTCAATAGATTTAGCGAGGATAACGAGCCTGATGGATGGAGGGGATGAGAAATGGTACACTTCGGCCCTAATGACGCTCCCCCAAAGGATCGAGACCGGGGATTCGAGCATAGATAAGGAGAGCTTGGTGAAGGAACTTGTCAGATCGGTCCTAGGGGGATATAGAGGGGATTTTCCCGTCCAGAGGGACCTGCAAAGGTCCCGATGA
- the cmk gene encoding (d)CMP kinase encodes MFNICLSGMTGTGKSTLARKLAERYGLKVVSGGEILKEIIAGKESLRDPGWWEREQGEAALERRLEDSRYDLEVDRRLMELAKEGGYILDSWTMAYLLDCDSCIKIFLKADFESRALRVAERDKISIEEAKRRIMIKEERSYKIYKGLYGFDIGKDLSPFHLVIDTTGLSPDDVFRVVSTYIDCLLNMSNTFP; translated from the coding sequence ATGTTCAACATATGCCTCTCCGGTATGACTGGGACTGGAAAGAGCACCCTAGCGAGGAAGCTAGCCGAGAGATACGGGTTGAAAGTCGTGTCCGGTGGAGAGATATTGAAGGAGATAATTGCGGGGAAGGAGAGTTTGAGAGATCCAGGTTGGTGGGAGAGAGAGCAGGGTGAAGCAGCGCTTGAGCGTAGACTTGAGGACTCAAGGTATGATCTGGAGGTAGATAGGAGGCTGATGGAGCTCGCTAAGGAAGGAGGGTATATTCTGGATTCCTGGACGATGGCCTATCTTTTAGACTGCGATTCCTGTATAAAGATATTCTTGAAAGCGGATTTCGAATCTAGAGCGCTGAGGGTTGCCGAGAGGGATAAGATAAGTATAGAGGAAGCTAAAAGGAGGATAATGATTAAGGAGGAGAGGAGCTATAAGATATATAAGGGTCTTTATGGCTTCGATATCGGTAAGGACCTGAGCCCATTTCATCTCGTGATAGATACCACTGGGCTCAGCCCGGATGATGTATTCCGTGTAGTGAGCACATATATAGATTGTCTGCTAAATATGAGTAATACTTTTCCATAG
- the kae1 gene encoding KEOPS complex N(6)-L-threonylcarbamoyladenine synthase Kae1 has translation MSLGIESTAHTFGVGLVDGRGRILANKWHTYSSESGGMRPHDIAEHHFNVALDVLEEALSSAGVSPKDISIIGFSRGPGIGQALTVGAFIARSLSLKIERPLFGVNHPIAHIEIGRAVTGSRDPVILYVSGGNTQVISHNGRRYVVLGETLDIGLGNAQDRLGREVGLPFPPGPIMDKIEGNWVELPYTVKGMDLSFSGLLTESLRKLRAGFKKEDIVWSFMEVAFSMTVEVAERALALTGKEELLLVGGVAASPRFREKVRKMCEERGAKLKVPPPDLARDNGAMIAWTAFLCYKYNILPPDDPMGSNILPEWRADDLPWPLV, from the coding sequence ATCTCCCTTGGCATAGAATCGACAGCGCACACTTTCGGCGTTGGTTTAGTGGATGGAAGGGGAAGGATACTAGCTAACAAATGGCATACTTACTCCTCGGAGAGCGGGGGAATGAGGCCCCACGATATAGCTGAGCATCATTTTAATGTAGCGCTCGATGTTCTAGAGGAGGCCTTATCCTCAGCTGGTGTTTCTCCAAAGGATATATCCATTATAGGTTTCTCAAGGGGTCCGGGAATAGGTCAAGCCCTGACGGTAGGGGCCTTCATAGCAAGATCCCTCTCATTGAAGATTGAGAGGCCCCTCTTCGGTGTGAATCATCCGATAGCTCACATAGAGATAGGCAGGGCTGTGACGGGGAGCAGGGATCCAGTGATCCTCTACGTCTCCGGAGGGAACACTCAAGTCATCTCGCATAATGGTAGGAGATATGTCGTCCTAGGGGAGACCTTGGATATAGGATTGGGGAACGCGCAGGATAGGCTGGGCAGGGAAGTGGGTCTCCCCTTTCCACCGGGCCCTATAATGGATAAGATCGAAGGTAACTGGGTGGAACTTCCATACACTGTGAAGGGGATGGATCTGAGCTTCAGCGGCCTGCTCACGGAATCCCTGAGGAAGTTGAGAGCTGGATTTAAGAAGGAGGATATCGTCTGGAGCTTCATGGAAGTAGCCTTCTCGATGACAGTAGAAGTCGCTGAGAGGGCCCTAGCGCTCACGGGTAAGGAGGAGCTATTATTAGTTGGAGGGGTAGCTGCATCACCTAGATTCAGGGAGAAGGTGAGGAAGATGTGTGAGGAAAGAGGCGCGAAACTGAAGGTACCTCCGCCAGATTTAGCGAGGGATAATGGAGCTATGATAGCCTGGACCGCCTTCCTCTGCTACAAGTATAATATTCTTCCCCCGGATGACCCCATGGGCTCCAATATATTGCCCGAATGGAGGGCCGATGATCTGCCCTGGCCATTGGTATAG
- a CDS encoding L-threonylcarbamoyladenylate synthase, which yields MRRIYLREGGESTIDEVVDALRKGKLIIYPTDTVYGLGADAENIDAVRRVYEVKGRPEEKRLTIAVSDIDMAERYAVVDEISRRLMEKFLPGKVTFILKKTSRVPDIVNPEAIGIRIPNIPIILRIIREFGGAITATSANKSGSPPKLDPEEAAMEIEADLLLDYGRLPPSRPSTIVDLTRGEPVLVREGDVPFSLVMKEYLRIRSPLA from the coding sequence ATGAGGAGGATATACTTGAGGGAGGGGGGAGAAAGTACAATAGATGAGGTAGTCGATGCTTTGAGGAAGGGGAAGCTCATAATCTATCCGACAGATACCGTTTACGGCCTGGGGGCTGATGCTGAGAATATAGATGCTGTCAGGAGAGTTTACGAGGTGAAGGGGAGGCCCGAGGAGAAGAGGCTCACGATAGCCGTGAGCGATATAGACATGGCTGAGAGGTATGCGGTAGTTGATGAGATCAGTAGGAGACTTATGGAAAAATTTTTACCTGGAAAAGTGACTTTCATACTTAAAAAGACATCCAGAGTCCCAGACATCGTAAACCCGGAGGCAATAGGGATAAGGATCCCCAATATCCCCATAATATTGAGGATCATAAGGGAGTTCGGGGGAGCTATAACAGCTACTAGTGCGAATAAATCAGGAAGCCCCCCTAAGTTAGACCCAGAAGAAGCGGCTATGGAGATAGAAGCCGACCTCCTCTTGGATTATGGAAGGCTACCTCCCAGCAGGCCATCTACGATAGTGGATTTAACGAGGGGGGAGCCCGTATTGGTGAGGGAGGGGGATGTGCCATTCAGCCTCGTGATGAAGGAGTATTTGAGGATAAGATCTCCCTTGGCATAG
- the map gene encoding type II methionyl aminopeptidase encodes MDEDRIDAMLRLGEVHSSILENFVSRVREGARLIDIAEESERRIREMGYEPAFPTNISVNQIAAHYTPFPGDDGSIPPSSLVKLDMGAHDKGIIVDAARTVVLDDRYENMAEVAREALLKAIERMAPGRKLIEVSEAIYETIVSSGYKPISNLTGHKIEIYRLHAGIDVPNVPVRGNYRIKEWDVFAIEPFVTTPDSKGYVVSQGEPLIFSLRKKVGTRDEVERKVLKSIERNYSKLPFCERWIWNEMGARVNDVLIRLTKKGALFPYPPLIEVSGRPVAQYEDTILVTPEGAINLTGGNK; translated from the coding sequence ATGGATGAGGATCGCATAGATGCTATGCTGAGGCTAGGTGAGGTGCATTCCTCCATCTTAGAAAATTTCGTCAGTAGAGTGAGGGAGGGAGCCAGGCTCATCGATATAGCTGAGGAGTCAGAGCGTAGAATAAGGGAGATGGGATACGAGCCAGCTTTCCCGACTAACATCTCGGTAAATCAGATCGCAGCCCATTATACCCCATTCCCGGGGGATGATGGCTCCATCCCCCCAAGCTCCTTGGTGAAGCTCGATATGGGGGCTCACGATAAGGGGATAATAGTGGACGCAGCTAGGACGGTCGTACTCGATGATAGGTATGAGAATATGGCTGAAGTAGCTAGAGAGGCTTTGCTGAAAGCTATAGAGAGGATGGCCCCGGGGAGGAAGTTGATAGAGGTGAGCGAAGCGATATATGAGACGATAGTCTCCTCAGGCTATAAGCCCATAAGCAATCTGACTGGACACAAGATAGAGATTTACAGGTTGCATGCTGGTATAGATGTACCGAATGTACCGGTCAGGGGGAATTATAGGATCAAGGAGTGGGATGTTTTCGCGATAGAGCCTTTCGTCACTACACCGGACTCTAAAGGTTACGTAGTATCCCAAGGCGAACCTCTCATATTCTCCCTCAGGAAGAAAGTGGGGACGAGGGACGAGGTGGAGAGGAAGGTCCTCAAGTCTATAGAGAGAAATTACAGTAAATTGCCCTTCTGCGAGAGGTGGATCTGGAATGAGATGGGGGCGAGGGTGAATGATGTCTTGATCCGCTTGACTAAGAAGGGAGCGCTATTTCCCTATCCTCCTCTCATCGAGGTCTCAGGGAGGCCCGTGGCTCAATATGAGGACACTATATTAGTGACTCCCGAGGGAGCGATAAACTTAACTGGTGGGAACAAATGA
- the hjc gene encoding Holliday junction resolvase Hjc, with translation MKVKRKGTKAERDLLDKFWRLGIGAVRVAGSGASAHPSTDIIAGFRGRIAVIEVKVSSKEAVYIPPEEVRSINSLASVIGAEPWVAVKFTSERRGNFYMLKIDDARELKSGYLAIDLDLARSKGISVEEFARRIMA, from the coding sequence ATGAAGGTCAAGAGGAAGGGTACAAAGGCTGAGAGAGATCTCCTAGATAAGTTCTGGAGGCTAGGGATTGGAGCCGTGAGGGTGGCTGGGAGCGGGGCATCAGCTCACCCATCCACAGATATAATAGCGGGCTTCAGGGGGAGGATAGCTGTGATAGAAGTTAAGGTCTCCTCAAAGGAGGCCGTTTACATCCCTCCGGAGGAGGTCAGATCTATAAACTCACTCGCATCGGTTATAGGAGCCGAACCATGGGTCGCCGTGAAGTTCACATCGGAGAGGAGGGGGAACTTCTATATGCTCAAGATAGATGATGCCAGAGAGCTGAAATCTGGGTATCTCGCTATAGATCTCGATCTCGCGAGATCCAAGGGGATCTCCGTTGAGGAATTCGCTAGGAGGATCATGGCTTGA
- the endA gene encoding tRNA-intron lyase, translating into MAKVRGILRDGFVYVEADFDKLYRQGYGEIVDGSLEMHPLEASYLVWEQKMEVFDENGKNISFEDLLTIMINDPATFLKYVVYSDLRRRSRLVVYERATEFLRLYPKGASIGERASKQLILPLSEDQPISHDQILASLEKVMRLRKELILAVVDDEMNVTYYEIEKFSPKPRESNLKDIPEKSGVLIGDRVLIFEDPSGLYSRGFWGHPIGIEKPEPFKDYEQPLQLPLIEALYLVSRGKLKVRDPKGNIIGLEELRNIFSGVRDNAEVKERVFSYWRDLGYIPKAGSKYGVDYMIYERGPGLEHAPYLCIASDVRGKIKPIDLIRAGRLATSVRKELVVSLVSGEDILSYKLRWFKP; encoded by the coding sequence ATGGCGAAAGTTCGAGGCATCTTAAGGGACGGGTTCGTCTACGTTGAGGCGGATTTCGATAAGTTATACAGGCAGGGCTACGGGGAGATCGTCGATGGCTCCCTAGAGATGCATCCCCTAGAAGCTTCCTACTTAGTTTGGGAGCAGAAGATGGAGGTTTTTGATGAAAATGGAAAAAACATTAGCTTCGAAGACCTATTAACTATAATGATAAATGATCCCGCTACCTTCCTCAAGTACGTGGTCTATAGCGATCTCAGGAGGAGGAGCAGGCTAGTTGTTTACGAGAGGGCTACGGAATTCCTCAGGCTCTATCCGAAGGGGGCATCGATAGGGGAGAGAGCTTCTAAGCAATTGATCCTTCCCCTCTCTGAGGATCAACCCATATCCCATGATCAGATATTGGCCTCCCTCGAGAAGGTCATGAGGCTCAGGAAGGAGCTAATATTAGCAGTAGTGGATGATGAGATGAACGTCACATATTATGAGATAGAGAAGTTCTCTCCTAAGCCAAGGGAGAGCAACCTGAAGGATATACCCGAGAAATCCGGGGTCCTTATAGGCGATAGAGTACTAATATTTGAGGATCCATCCGGGCTCTACTCTAGGGGCTTCTGGGGACATCCAATAGGGATCGAGAAACCGGAGCCGTTCAAGGATTACGAACAACCTCTCCAGTTACCCCTGATAGAGGCCCTCTACCTAGTCTCGAGGGGGAAGCTGAAGGTCAGGGATCCTAAGGGGAATATTATAGGGTTAGAAGAGCTGAGGAATATCTTCTCTGGGGTTAGGGATAATGCCGAGGTGAAGGAGAGAGTGTTCTCCTACTGGAGGGATCTAGGGTACATCCCGAAGGCGGGCTCGAAGTACGGGGTCGATTACATGATATACGAGAGGGGACCGGGCCTCGAACACGCACCTTACCTCTGTATCGCGAGCGATGTAAGGGGAAAGATAAAGCCCATAGATCTGATAAGGGCCGGTAGACTCGCTACTTCGGTCAGGAAGGAGCTTGTAGTATCTCTAGTCTCTGGAGAGGATATATTGAGCTACAAGTTAAGATGGTTCAAGCCATGA